One window of Hymenobacter sp. BRD128 genomic DNA carries:
- the prfA gene encoding peptide chain release factor 1 has protein sequence MLDKLEAIRERYDNVNHELMQPEVMSDMKRFKSLNKEYKELGKIVAEYRAYQQVLSNIEGARQVIATEKDEDFREMAKAELDELQPEVERLEGVIKDLLIPKDPNDSKDVIMEIRAGAGGDEASLFAGDLQRMYLRFAEKQGWKMDLVDAMEGTAGGYKEIVLAVKGEDVYGKLKFESGVHRVQRVPATETQGRIHTSVASIVVMPEAEEFDIELDMNDIRKDLFMSSGPGGQSVNTTYSAVRLTHLPTGIVAQCQDQKSQLKNFDKALQVLRSRIFEIELAKKNEAEGAIRKGMIGGGDRSDKIRTYNYPQGRVTDHRIGYTVYNLPSVMDGNIDDFVEQLRLAESAERLKVGVE, from the coding sequence ATGCTGGATAAACTCGAAGCCATCCGCGAGCGCTACGATAACGTGAACCACGAGCTTATGCAGCCCGAGGTGATGAGCGACATGAAGCGCTTCAAGTCCCTTAATAAGGAGTATAAAGAACTAGGTAAAATTGTGGCTGAATACCGCGCTTATCAGCAGGTGCTCAGTAATATAGAAGGTGCGCGCCAGGTTATCGCAACCGAGAAAGACGAAGATTTTCGCGAGATGGCCAAGGCCGAGCTCGATGAGTTGCAGCCCGAGGTCGAGCGCCTCGAAGGCGTGATTAAAGATTTATTAATTCCGAAGGACCCGAACGATTCGAAAGACGTTATTATGGAAATTCGGGCCGGCGCGGGCGGCGACGAGGCTTCGCTCTTTGCCGGCGACTTACAGCGCATGTACCTGCGCTTTGCCGAAAAGCAGGGCTGGAAAATGGACCTGGTGGACGCCATGGAAGGTACTGCCGGCGGCTACAAGGAAATTGTGCTGGCCGTGAAGGGCGAGGACGTGTACGGCAAGCTCAAGTTTGAATCGGGCGTGCACCGCGTGCAACGCGTGCCGGCCACCGAAACCCAGGGCCGCATTCACACTTCGGTGGCTAGCATCGTGGTGATGCCGGAAGCGGAAGAATTCGACATTGAGTTAGATATGAATGATATTCGTAAGGATTTATTCATGTCCTCCGGCCCCGGCGGGCAGTCGGTGAACACGACCTACTCGGCCGTGCGCCTCACCCACCTCCCGACGGGCATCGTGGCCCAGTGCCAGGACCAGAAATCGCAGCTCAAAAACTTCGACAAGGCCCTGCAGGTGCTGCGCTCGCGCATCTTTGAGATTGAGCTGGCCAAGAAAAACGAGGCCGAAGGTGCCATCCGCAAGGGCATGATTGGCGGCGGCGACCGCTCCGACAAAATCCGGACCTACAATTACCCGCAGGGCCGCGTCACGGACCACCGCATCGGCTACACCGTGTATAACCTGCCGAGCGTGATGGACGGCAACATCGACGACTTTGTGGAGCAGCTGCGCCTGGCCGAAAGCGCCGAGCGCCTGAAAGTAGGCGTGGAGTAG
- a CDS encoding secondary thiamine-phosphate synthase enzyme YjbQ: MRFIQKRLRLPAVAEGFHLITDLLLSELPELEALRVGTANFCLQHTSASLFITENADPTVRRDFQEYFRRLAPDNAPYFQHTLEGADDMTAHLKAAMLGTSVTVPIANGRLLLGTWQGLCLGEHRRHGGRRWVVATLMGE; the protein is encoded by the coding sequence ATGCGCTTTATTCAAAAACGCCTGCGCCTGCCCGCCGTGGCCGAGGGCTTTCACCTCATCACTGATTTGCTGCTGAGTGAGTTGCCCGAGCTGGAAGCCCTGCGCGTGGGCACCGCCAATTTCTGCCTCCAGCACACCTCGGCTAGCCTCTTCATCACCGAAAACGCCGACCCCACCGTGCGGCGCGATTTTCAGGAGTATTTCCGCCGGCTAGCCCCCGATAATGCCCCTTACTTTCAGCACACCCTCGAAGGCGCCGACGACATGACGGCCCACCTGAAAGCGGCCATGCTGGGCACCTCGGTCACGGTGCCCATTGCCAATGGCCGCCTGCTGCTGGGCACCTGGCAGGGCCTGTGCCTGGGCGAGCACCGCCGCCACGGCGGCCGCCGCTGGGTAGTAGCTACCCTCATGGGCGAGTAG
- the gpmI gene encoding 2,3-bisphosphoglycerate-independent phosphoglycerate mutase: MNKQVLLVILDGWGIAPNVEVSAVDKAQTPYFHDLLKRFPHSTLQASGEAVGLPDGQMGNSEVGHMNIGAGRVVDQELVRIAKAIRERKLGQVPALKEALEYAKQHNKAFHLIGLLSDGGVHSHIDHVKALCTIAHEADVHKVFVHAFTDGRDTDPKSGVHYVNELEQYNERTGAKIASIVGRYYAMDRDQRWERVKIAYDLLVNGVGTPSQNLIQSIQEQYKDGVTDEFLKPIVKVGADGQPLATIQEGDVVLCFNFRTDRGREITEALTQQDFNAYQMHRLNLRYLTMTTYDETFVGVTPIFEKDNLDNTLGQVLAAHGKTQIRMAETEKYPHVTFFFSGGREKEFAGESRILRASPKVATYDLAPEMSAYELRDALVPELQANSADFVVINFANPDMVGHTGIFEAVVKAVETADTCAHDVVEAALAAGYATIVIADHGNAEFMRNADGSPNTAHTTNLVPCILADNNYHGTLASGKLGDIAPTILELMGVPQPTEMTGQSLLRP, translated from the coding sequence ATGAACAAGCAGGTCCTCTTAGTTATTCTGGATGGGTGGGGCATCGCCCCGAACGTAGAAGTGTCGGCCGTTGACAAAGCACAGACACCCTACTTCCACGACTTACTTAAACGCTTTCCGCACAGCACGTTGCAGGCCTCGGGCGAGGCCGTAGGGCTGCCCGATGGCCAGATGGGTAACTCGGAGGTGGGCCACATGAACATCGGCGCGGGCCGCGTGGTCGACCAGGAGCTGGTGCGCATTGCCAAGGCTATTCGGGAGCGCAAGCTCGGGCAGGTACCGGCTTTGAAAGAAGCCCTGGAGTATGCTAAGCAGCACAATAAAGCATTTCATCTTATTGGCCTGCTGTCGGATGGCGGCGTGCACTCGCACATCGACCACGTAAAGGCGCTCTGCACCATTGCCCATGAAGCCGACGTGCATAAGGTTTTCGTGCACGCCTTTACCGATGGGCGCGATACCGACCCCAAGAGCGGCGTGCACTACGTGAACGAGCTGGAACAGTACAATGAGCGCACGGGCGCCAAAATTGCTTCCATCGTGGGCCGCTACTACGCTATGGACCGCGACCAGCGCTGGGAGCGCGTTAAAATTGCCTACGACTTGCTCGTGAATGGCGTGGGCACGCCCTCGCAAAACCTGATTCAAAGCATTCAGGAACAGTATAAAGACGGGGTTACGGATGAGTTTTTGAAACCTATCGTGAAGGTGGGCGCCGACGGGCAGCCGCTCGCCACCATTCAGGAAGGCGACGTGGTGCTGTGCTTCAACTTCCGCACCGACCGGGGCCGCGAAATCACGGAGGCGCTCACGCAGCAGGATTTCAACGCCTATCAGATGCACCGGCTGAACCTGCGCTACCTCACCATGACAACGTATGACGAGACGTTTGTGGGCGTAACACCGATTTTTGAGAAGGATAACCTCGACAATACGCTCGGGCAGGTGCTGGCGGCGCACGGCAAAACGCAGATTCGCATGGCCGAGACGGAGAAATACCCGCACGTCACGTTCTTTTTCTCGGGGGGCCGCGAAAAAGAATTTGCGGGCGAAAGCCGGATTCTGCGCGCCTCACCCAAGGTGGCGACCTACGACCTGGCGCCCGAAATGAGCGCCTACGAGCTGCGCGACGCGCTGGTGCCCGAGCTACAAGCCAATTCGGCCGATTTTGTGGTCATCAACTTCGCCAACCCCGATATGGTGGGCCACACCGGCATATTCGAGGCCGTGGTAAAGGCTGTGGAAACGGCCGATACCTGCGCCCACGACGTGGTGGAGGCTGCCCTGGCGGCTGGCTACGCCACCATCGTGATTGCCGACCACGGCAACGCCGAGTTTATGCGCAACGCCGACGGCTCGCCCAATACGGCCCACACGACCAACCTGGTGCCCTGCATTTTAGCCGACAATAATTACCACGGCACCCTAGCCAGCGGCAAGCTCGGCGACATTGCGCCCACCATTCTGGAGCTGATGGGCGTGCCCCAGCCAACCGAGATGACGGGCCAGAGCCTACTGCGCCCCTAG